A single Lolium perenne isolate Kyuss_39 chromosome 6, Kyuss_2.0, whole genome shotgun sequence DNA region contains:
- the LOC127307930 gene encoding auxin-responsive protein SAUR71-like, with protein MKRIFRRFSLVAAADSSTTASAVAAYRQLRAPKQAPPSGRARVPQGHVPVCVGEEGGPVERFAVRADLLGRPAFAALLTRAAQEYGYGHPGALRIPCSVADFRRLLLRLSSDDPSAAAEC; from the coding sequence ATGAAGCGCATCTTCAGACGGTTCTCCCTCGTCGCCGCGGCAGACTCCTCCACCACCGCCTCCGCCGTGGCGGCCTACCGCCAGCTCCGGGCGCCGAAGCAGGCGCCTCCCTCCGGCCGCGCGCGGGTGCCGCAGGGGCACGTGCCGGTGTGCGTCGGCGAGGAGGGCGGGCCCGTGGAGCGGTTCGCCGTGCGCGCGGAccttctgggccggccagccttcgcGGCGCTCCTCACGCGCGCCGCCCAGGAGTACGGGTACGGCCACCCCGGCGCGCTCCGCATCCCCTGCTCCGTCGCTGacttccgccgcctcctcctccgcctctcctcCGAcgacccctccgccgccgccgagtGCTAG